The following nucleotide sequence is from Cellulosilyticum sp. I15G10I2.
CCTCATACGCACACATCCCCCTTATAGTTAATCATATGCACTTTATGGGACATGTAGAATAAAAAAAGCTTAAATGTCTATGACATTTAAGCTTTTTAAGCTATTATAAAATGATTTATTTAGCTGCAACCCAAGCATCTAATTGTTTTTGTTTTTCTGCAATGATAGTGTCTGCACCAGCTGCTTTAAATGCCGCAATAGCTTCTGGGAGCATCTTTTCAGGATCTACAGTACCTGTTTCCATCGCTGGAATATATTGATCCCAAAGATTTGCACACTGAGCAATTTCAGTTTTAACTGTATCTGCATTAAATACGAAACCAAGTGTTTTTGTACCTGTAGCAGCATCATTGAATTTCTTAAAGTTTTCCCATTTATTTGGATCTTCATTATCCCATAAATAGTTAATAAATTGATTACCAAACATCCAACCTGTACCTGGATTATATTTGGCATTCTCAGGACCAGCTTTAATAATACCCTCTCCTGCTTTTTCATAATGTATGCCTTCTATACCAAAGTTAATAAGGTTATTTAGAACTGGATCTGTATTAAATAATTCTAAAAACATTAAAGCACGTTCTGGATTTTGAGAAGTAGCCGAAACAGCTTGCATTGAACCTGTCGTTTCTCTATTTGAAATAATTGGAGGTGTTAGTTCTATTTGAATATATGGGTAACCCATGGCGTTGCTTTCTTCAGCATCTTTCCCTGGTTTTAATGATCTTACTGCTGCAAACATTTTTCCAGCTTTATGATCTGCTGAATAGTCATTGATCGTTGCAGCATCTTCACGAATATAGCCCGCTTTGTAAAAACTATTCATAAGTTTGAAAAATGCCATAGTTTCTGGAGCTTCTAATTCATTAAACACTTTCATATCTGCCGAATCGTTCCAGACAACCCCTGGATATCTTTCATCACCAATTCTGTCAAAATCCAGTAGTCTAAAAGGTGATTCTCCAATAACTGCTTCTAATGCATACATACCTTTTTCATTTTCCTTAATTATCTTAAAGAAAGGTTCCATATCTTCGAGTGTTTTAACTCCTGAAAAATCCATATTGTATTTTTCTGCGATATCTTTACGTATTACAAGGCCCCATTGATGTGCTTTTTCTTTATTAGCAGGAATTGCATAGTTAACGCCCTCAATTTGTGAACCTGATAAGAAATCATTCCCTAACATTTCTAAAGTTTTTGGAGCATATTTAGGTAATAAGTCGTTTAGTGGTAGAAACGCCTGTCTAGCAGATTGCTGGAAGTAATTATTAGTCCAGTTCGCTGTAAAACAGATGTCAAACTTCTCCCCTGATGCGATCATAGCCTGCATTTTATCTGGATATGTCCCCCAGTCAAAACAATTTAGCTTAACCGTCGCATTTAAATCAGTATTTTCTATAATATACTTATTAACTGCCTCTTCAATTTTAGCAACATCCTCTTGTGGTCCATTTCCAATAAAATACCAAGAAAGTTCAACTTGTTTTGATAAATCAATATCAGATCCCGCAACAGAATTTTGAGCTTCTTCTACTTTAGATTCCTCAACTTTTGCACTATCTGCAGATGCAGTACTTTGTGCTCCGCATCCTGAAAGAACCATACTTAAAGCACATGTAGTACTTAAAAAAGCTACTAACCCCTTTTTCATCAACTTCATACTAACTCCTCCTAATTTAAGTAAAATAAAAATATTTATATTAAACCTACTATTCTTTTGTAGCTCCCAACGAAATCCCTTTTTCAAAATAACGTTGAAAAAATGGATACGCTAGAATAATAGGTCCAATAGCAACTATTGCCAGTGCCATTCTGGCTGTTTCTGATGGAATGTCTTGCAAGTTAACATTCCCACCCTTTGTGACCATAGCAAGATTTGCTATTTTTGACTGCACATTGTACATCAAAAACTGAAGATTATATAGTTCTGCCTTCTCAATATATAAAAGTGGCGCATACCAATCATTCCAATAAACGAGCATACTAAACATCATAATCGTAGCCAATGCTGGCTTCGCAAGCGGCATAACAATCTTAAAGAATATTAAGAACTCATGAGCCCCGTCGATCTGCGCCGCCTCAATAAGTGATTTTGATACATTTGTTTTGTAAAAAGTACGGATAATCATGACATAAAAAGCTGTAAATAAATACATTAAAATGAGTGCAGCCATCTTATTTTTTAATTGAAGTATATTAACATACACCATATAGGTTGGCACAAGCCCTCCTTGAAACATCATTGTAATAACAGCGATTGTATTAAATATACCTTTATACTTAAAATCATCCCTAGACAGCGGGTAAGCATACATTGCCATAATTAAAAGACCTACTGTACTTCCTACTAAAGTGACATAAATCGAGACCCCATATGCACGTATAATAGAACTTATGTTTTTTAATATGTACGCATAAGCCGACAAGCTTAATTTAGTAGGTAATAACCTATACCCCGTATTAGCAAGTGTAATCTCATCTGTAAAAGATACTGCAAAAATTAACAAGAGAGGATATACACATGCTATCGCCAATAAAATAAAAATGACATTTAATATAACATTGGACGTTTGAGATATTTGTATGCCTGATTCATCATTTTTCTGCCTAATTTTCAACATCTTCGCCCCCCTTATATAATCGCACTATCTTTATCATATTTTCTAACCAAAGCATTAAACGAAAGAATAACAACGAGTCCAAGTACAGCTTGATAAAATCCAGCAGCTGATGCAAGTCCGATATCCCCTGTTTGGATAAATGCACGATACACATAAGTATCAATAGTATTTGTAACATTCTGTAATGGTCCCATATTTCTTGGGACGGTGAAAAACAACCCCATGTCTGTGTAGAACATTCGGCCCAGCCTTATCAGTACAAGAACAATAGCTAGTGGAATCAAACTAGGTATTGTAATGTGCCATATTTGCTGAAACCGTGAAGCACCATCTACTGCTGCTGCTTCAAAAAGCTCTTGATTAATCCCTACAATTGAAGCTAAGTACACGATCGTATCATATCCAGTCCACTTCCATGTATTAACAAATATAATAATATACGGCCAATATTCTGGAGCGATATACCATGAAATTTTCTCTTGGCCGAAAAAGGTTAATAAGCGATTAACTGCGCCAAATTCATTGCTTAATAATCCCATTGTCAAATAACTAATCACCACCCATGAAAGGAAGTAGGGAATAAAGAATAAACTTTGATAAATCTTACCAGCCTTTTTATTACGCAGTTCATTAAGTCCAATGGCTATGATAACCGGAACAATTACGCCAATAATGATAAAGGCAAAGTTATATCCAATGGTATTTCTAGTAATTGTCCAAGCAGTATTCGAATTAAATAAATACTTAAAATTACTAAGTCCTGCCCACCCCGACCCAAACAATTGCCTATAGTTATCCATCTTTCTAAAAGCAAATACAAGTCCAAACATTGGTAAATAATTATTGATAAGCATTATCACTAGGCCTGGTAATAACATAAAAAACAGCGCCTTATTTTTGTTTAATTCATGTAAAAAACCTTCTTTATTTTTAGACTTTACTTTAACCTTTCTAGTTATTACATGTTCTGTCTTAGTTTGACTATTCATCAGCTCTCACCTCTCCTCACCCCTATATTATGACTTTTGTTATTTTTTAGTAATAGACTATGTTGTCTTTTATGAAAACTGCCTCGTTTCTCACTTTACATAAATTTACAACAATATCTTCTATTTACATCAGCTAAAGCACTTAAAATTTGGAAACTAGTCAAAAAAATACACCTTATCCAATCTGCACGGTGTGCAGAACGAATACGGTGTATCATTAACTTTAAATAGATATGTATTTTTCTCTATACTCAGTAGGGGTCATATTAACATATTTTTTAAATATTTTAGAAAAGTAGTGAGGATCTTGAATACCTACAAGTTCCGCTATCTCATAGGTCTTATATTTATTATCTTTGAGGAGTTCCTTTGCTTTTTCTATACGTACTTCGCTCAGATACTCTACAAAGTTTTTACCTAGCTCCTTTTTAAACATCCGACTTAAATAGTAAGTACTTACATAGGTGTGCTCTGCAAGTTCATTAAGTGTAACTGACATAGCATAATGATCACATATATATTTCATAGCATTTTGTAAAATTTGATTAATGCTTTTCTTATTATATTTATTAATACGATTAACAACATTTCCAGCAACTTGCTCTAACAACTCATGAAGATCGCGAATATGGGTAGCTGTTTCAATCATTCGATATAAACTCGATATATCCTTAATAACTTCTTTATCAGATGTTTCCAAATTCTTTATAGCTATTCTTATATTATTAATCTCATAGATTAGATTCCAATAGAAGGTCTTTATATGTTCCGGCTCGATACTTGTTTCTACTACTTTGTTTTTAATTTGTATTAGTATGCGTTTCACATTTTCTTCATTGCCAGTTTTAATTGCCTCATATAGACTTTTATCATATCCTTCTGTTAGAAGGCTGTCTTCTGTTTTATAAAAGCCATCTAAATCTCTATAAAGAATGATCGAACTATCTCCCATATAAAATCTATAAGAAAGGCCATTTTTACACTCCATCATTTTTTCATGTAGCTTTTCTACACCCTTTCCCTTGGTACTAATAGCAATGGTGACTGTAAAATCAAAACAGCTTTCTACGAGCTGTTGAATACTGCTTGCTTTTTTGTAAACACTTTCAATTAATAAGTCTTTATTTTGTACAGGTAGAACAATAAATGCCATTTGCTTGCTATTAAGTACAATTTTTTCTATTTTAAAGTCTTCAGCAAACATTTCCTCTACTGTATTAATGATCCCAAACTGATAAAGCTGTCTTTGATAAGGTTCTTTTTTCTCCGATT
It contains:
- a CDS encoding ABC transporter substrate-binding protein, translated to MKLMKKGLVAFLSTTCALSMVLSGCGAQSTASADSAKVEESKVEEAQNSVAGSDIDLSKQVELSWYFIGNGPQEDVAKIEEAVNKYIIENTDLNATVKLNCFDWGTYPDKMQAMIASGEKFDICFTANWTNNYFQQSARQAFLPLNDLLPKYAPKTLEMLGNDFLSGSQIEGVNYAIPANKEKAHQWGLVIRKDIAEKYNMDFSGVKTLEDMEPFFKIIKENEKGMYALEAVIGESPFRLLDFDRIGDERYPGVVWNDSADMKVFNELEAPETMAFFKLMNSFYKAGYIREDAATINDYSADHKAGKMFAAVRSLKPGKDAEESNAMGYPYIQIELTPPIISNRETTGSMQAVSATSQNPERALMFLELFNTDPVLNNLINFGIEGIHYEKAGEGIIKAGPENAKYNPGTGWMFGNQFINYLWDNEDPNKWENFKKFNDAATGTKTLGFVFNADTVKTEIAQCANLWDQYIPAMETGTVDPEKMLPEAIAAFKAAGADTIIAEKQKQLDAWVAAK
- a CDS encoding carbohydrate ABC transporter permease, with translation MLKIRQKNDESGIQISQTSNVILNVIFILLAIACVYPLLLIFAVSFTDEITLANTGYRLLPTKLSLSAYAYILKNISSIIRAYGVSIYVTLVGSTVGLLIMAMYAYPLSRDDFKYKGIFNTIAVITMMFQGGLVPTYMVYVNILQLKNKMAALILMYLFTAFYVMIIRTFYKTNVSKSLIEAAQIDGAHEFLIFFKIVMPLAKPALATIMMFSMLVYWNDWYAPLLYIEKAELYNLQFLMYNVQSKIANLAMVTKGGNVNLQDIPSETARMALAIVAIGPIILAYPFFQRYFEKGISLGATKE
- a CDS encoding ABC transporter permease translates to MNSQTKTEHVITRKVKVKSKNKEGFLHELNKNKALFFMLLPGLVIMLINNYLPMFGLVFAFRKMDNYRQLFGSGWAGLSNFKYLFNSNTAWTITRNTIGYNFAFIIIGVIVPVIIAIGLNELRNKKAGKIYQSLFFIPYFLSWVVISYLTMGLLSNEFGAVNRLLTFFGQEKISWYIAPEYWPYIIIFVNTWKWTGYDTIVYLASIVGINQELFEAAAVDGASRFQQIWHITIPSLIPLAIVLVLIRLGRMFYTDMGLFFTVPRNMGPLQNVTNTIDTYVYRAFIQTGDIGLASAAGFYQAVLGLVVILSFNALVRKYDKDSAII
- a CDS encoding response regulator, with the translated sequence MFKVLIIDDEPTIRKGLINIINWRKFQCEICGEAWDGVDGLEKMEELKPDIVFVDISMPEIDGLTLIKRAKKIVPHSKFIILSGYREFTYMQEAIKIGAFDYILKPSSIEELCEVIKRAVIELKYQKEDQLEIRKLKKCFEESIPLLKEKLLYDIIFQININEEDINEGFELYGLQIKDFVMMIIEIDEESEKKEPYQRQLYQFGIINTVEEMFAEDFKIEKIVLNSKQMAFIVLPVQNKDLLIESVYKKASSIQQLVESCFDFTVTIAISTKGKGVEKLHEKMMECKNGLSYRFYMGDSSIILYRDLDGFYKTEDSLLTEGYDKSLYEAIKTGNEENVKRILIQIKNKVVETSIEPEHIKTFYWNLIYEINNIRIAIKNLETSDKEVIKDISSLYRMIETATHIRDLHELLEQVAGNVVNRINKYNKKSINQILQNAMKYICDHYAMSVTLNELAEHTYVSTYYLSRMFKKELGKNFVEYLSEVRIEKAKELLKDNKYKTYEIAELVGIQDPHYFSKIFKKYVNMTPTEYREKYISI